One Deinococcus gobiensis I-0 genomic window, CAGGTGCTTGGAGCACTACCGGGGAGCGAGCGGGAACACGAGGCCTCTCCCATCCGGAGCCAGGCGTAAGAGGTCTGCTGAGGGACCGCACTCCTGGAAGTGCGGACTCTCGGCAGACCTCTAAAAGTTTTCGACTTCCGCCGCGACGTCGTTGCGTCTGACCGCCACATATCGGCGGGTCGTGTCGACCGACGAGTGCCCGAGGAAGAGACTCACCGGTAATGCTCCAGAGATGACTTCCAGAACCTGACCCTTGTGATGCGAGGGACGAGCAGACTGGAGATCACTATGGGAAAGCAGAGAAAAGTCTGGAGCACGGACGTCAAAGAAGCCATCGTCCTGAGCGTGCTGCGGGGAGATCTCGGGGTCGCGGAAGCGGCCCGTCAGCACAGGGTCAACGAAAGTCTGATCCATACCTGGAAAACTCAGTTCCTAGAAGCCGGACGCGCCCGGCTCGCGGGCGACCGACAGGACCAGGGTGTCACCACCCTGGAACGCGAGAATGACCGTCTAAAGCGCATCCTGGCGGAAAAGGAACTGGAGCTCGACATCTCGCGAAAAGTGCGGCGGCTCTGACACTGGACGAGCTGATCGTTCTCTGGCAGAGCCGACCCCAACTCAGCCTGCGGCGGTTCGCGCAGTATGCCGGCGTGCCGTACTGGCGGCTCCGGGACCATCAGCACAGCGCGTCGACGCGCTGTGCCAGGCAAGAGCACCGTGATGCGCTGTACGAGAAGGTGCGCCAGGCGGCACTGCAACACCCGACCTCCGGGTATCGGCTGCTGTACCAGGAATTCAAGGCCCAGGGCGAAGAGATTGGATTACACAAGATTCGCGTGGCCTTGGGCGAGTTGCATCTCCACCCACCGCTGCCACGGAAAACTCGGAAACCTTCGGAGAAGGTTTCCACGCCACAGGATTGGCCCGCAGGTCGACGGGTGCAGATCGACGCGACCCGTCTTTCCTTACCCGATGGGGTCTGCTGGATCTACTTCGTGCTGGACGTCCCTTCACGGGTAGTCCTGGCCAGCCGGGTGGTCCGGAGCCTGTCAATGCACCTCGCCA contains:
- a CDS encoding integrase core domain-containing protein; this encodes MPYWRLRDHQHSASTRCARQEHRDALYEKVRQAALQHPTSGYRLLYQEFKAQGEEIGLHKIRVALGELHLHPPLPRKTRKPSEKVSTPQDWPAGRRVQIDATRLSLPDGVCWIYFVLDVPSRVVLASRVVRSLSMHLAKLTLDEAVGVLRAQGHHETLVVQSDGGSDFTSDLFQQSCLKYGSWVRCKVSQPGGTGLLERLNRTYKYQFAFRQDWQSMADVRTAMPDFHRWYNHERRHSALDYATPWSTLTSSANARNAA
- a CDS encoding transposase, whose translation is MGKQRKVWSTDVKEAIVLSVLRGDLGVAEAARQHRVNESLIHTWKTQFLEAGRARLAGDRQDQGVTTLERENDRLKRILAEKELELDISRKVRRL